CTCTCTTTCTCCGCTTCATTATCAGAGTATGCCAAAGAATTGATCGCCTATATCTCTTTTAATAGTGATGAGAAGCCCTGGCCTATGGGTGACTGGCCTCACCAAAACCTATAAGTGTTTTGAGAAGGCAAATTTCGCTTAGATCTGTGATCCTGTCCTCTATGGTGCCATAAGATCGTCCAGTTCTGCATCGGGCAGGTAGTTGTGATAGATCTCTTTGAACGTACCCTCCTGCTTTAGCGTATTGAGTGCGGCTACCCATTCCTGATAGACCTCTTCGGAAGTATCCTTGGAGATGGCGATATAGAAATAGGTTTGAGTGACCGTAAAGAGGGGTTCTAGATCCTCCATGCTGTAACCGGCACTGTGCACGATCTCCGATACCGTAAGATCGGTAAAGATGGAGAGGTTCGCCTCACCGTTGATCAGCTGGCGAACGTTTTCCTCGGGAGATACTGAGCTGATCAGGTTGGTAAATCCATGCTGCTGGAGGTACTGCTCGGTAAACCAATCCGTTGTTGTAGCGATCGCTTCCATCTGCTTTGCATCTTCCAGTGAGTTGATCACGATACCCGATCCTTTTTTGGCATAAAAGATGACGTTGTTTTTCCCAACAGGGCCGACCCAACGGAAAAGTGCTTCGCGTTTTGCCGTCCGTTCCGCACTAAACAGAATGACATTGGGATAAAGCAGTGCCATATTGTAGGCATTTTTCCATGAGGTCAGACGGATATTATCCGGAATATCCAGCCGTGAGACGATCTCACGTACCATGTCCGTCACAAATCCTGCCGGCTTTCCCTCTTTCATAAAGGTAATCGGTGGGTACTCCTCCGTCATCAGCTGGAATATTCCCGGAGGCATCTCTCCTGGAAGCCATCTAGCATAGATAGCGTCAAAACGCCCGTCACGTTTCATCGTATCCAGTGCTGTCTGCCATTGTGCCACAAGCGTAGAGGGTGTACTCGGAGAAAAAGCGATATAAGCCAGATCGGTCGATACCGTAAAAAGGTTCTCTACCTCTTCGTTCAGATCACCGGCACGGTGCAAAAGTGCAGGCATGGCGATATTGGTACTGATGTAGAGTTGCACTTCACCGTTATAGAGTTTTTGCAGAGCAGCCTGATCATCCTGACAGCTTACCAGATTGGCAAACCCTTCCTCTTTGAGCATCTCTTCCGTATAGTGCCCCCTCACAGTGGCAATAGAGGCAGCATTTTTGGCATCTTCT
This is a stretch of genomic DNA from Sulfurovum zhangzhouensis. It encodes these proteins:
- a CDS encoding substrate-binding periplasmic protein, whose amino-acid sequence is MVKKIAYFLVLVILMITGCNSKKNTNNHLTILSEEYAPLNFTQEGNFTGQVTEVVEELLKITHNEATMDVVPWEEGYKRVLTESNTALFTTVMTPERKKHLQWVGPVTALDTNFYALKGSVIVIKTLEDAKNAASIATVRGHYTEEMLKEEGFANLVSCQDDQAALQKLYNGEVQLYISTNIAMPALLHRAGDLNEEVENLFTVSTDLAYIAFSPSTPSTLVAQWQTALDTMKRDGRFDAIYARWLPGEMPPGIFQLMTEEYPPITFMKEGKPAGFVTDMVREIVSRLDIPDNIRLTSWKNAYNMALLYPNVILFSAERTAKREALFRWVGPVGKNNVIFYAKKGSGIVINSLEDAKQMEAIATTTDWFTEQYLQQHGFTNLISSVSPEENVRQLINGEANLSIFTDLTVSEIVHSAGYSMEDLEPLFTVTQTYFYIAISKDTSEEVYQEWVAALNTLKQEGTFKEIYHNYLPDAELDDLMAP